Proteins from one Chanodichthys erythropterus isolate Z2021 chromosome 15, ASM2448905v1, whole genome shotgun sequence genomic window:
- the snx27a gene encoding sorting nexin-27a produces MAENEGDETARPAPPSLLPTAPRVNGSGMVGSGSQTPTLVTSGPRVVRIIKSESGYGFNVRGQVSEGGQLRSINGELYAPLQHVSAVLPGGAADRAGIVKGDRILEVNGVSVEGATHKQVVDLIRAGERELVLTVLSVPAQEGDGLDAGEEGAVQPNYDYSDKQAVPISVPTYKHVEQHSEKFVVYNVYMSGRQMCSKRYREFAILHQNLKREFSNYTFPKLPGKWPFSLSEQQLDARRRGLEEYLERVCSVRIIGESDIMQEFLSESNENHNGITDVELRIALPDKTTASVRVRKNSTTDQVYQALVVKVGMDSIMASYFALFEVINHSFVRKLAPNEFPHKLYVQNYTSAVPGTCLTVRKWLFSTQEEELLRDNPLALHYCFNQAQDDVKKGFIKADDKAYQLQKLAEQKKMTTYLSLLRSCEGYNEVTFPHCACDSRRKGHVITAVSMKHFKLHACTEDGTLENQVIVFEWSEMQRWDTDEEGMAFCFEYVRGEKKPRWVKIFTPYFNYMHECFERIFCELKWRKEVEEEASDKGNKNCSNNDYLSPLEQQKGWRHLGGEIATS; encoded by the exons ATGGCGGAAAACGAAGGAGATGAGACTGCTCGGCCCGCTCCTCCGTCACTGCTACCCACAGCGCCCCGCGTTAACGGATCGGGGATGGTCGGTTCTGGTAGTCAAACCCCGACATTGGTGACTTCAGGTCCGCGAGTGGTTCGgatcataaagtcagaatcgggATACGGATTCAACGTCCGCGGTCAAGTGAGTGAAGGCGGCCAGCTGCGGAGCATTAACGGGGAGCTGTACGCTCCTCTCCAGCATGTCAGCGCCGTGCTACCCGGCGGTGCGGCGGACCGGGCCGGTATCGTGAAAGGAGACCGAATACTAGAGGT TAACGGGGTGAGCGTGGAGGGGGCAACGCACAAGCAGGTGGTGGATCTAATCAGGGCCGGAGAGAGGGAGCTGGTGTTGACCGTGCTCTCCGTCCCGGCACAGGAAGGAGACGGACTTGATGCTGGCGAAGAAGGTGCGGTGCAGCCTAATTACGACTACAGTGACAAGCAGGCCGTCCCCATTTCAGTCCCCACATACAAACATGTGGAACAGCACTCAGAGAAGTTTGTG GTGTATAATGTGTACATGTCGGGAAGACAGATGTGTTCAAAGCGTTATCGGGAGTTCGCAATACTTCATCAGAACCTGAAGAGAGAGTTTTCCAACTACACTTTCCCGAAACTGCCAGGGAAGTGGCCCTTTTCTCTGTCCGAACAACAGCTGGATGCTCGCAGGAGGGGATTGGAGGAATACCTAGAGAGAG ttTGCTCAGTGCGGATCATAGGTGAGAGTGACATTATGCAGGAATTCCTGTCTGAATCAAATGAG AACCACAACGGCATAACGGATGTCGAGTTACGAATAGCACTGCCTGATAAGACTACAGCTTCAGTAAGAGTCCGAAAGAATAGCACCACTGACCAGGTTTACCAG GCTCTTGTCGTGAAGGTTGGGATGGACAGCATCATGGCCAGTTACTTTGCTCTCTTCGAAGTTATTAACCACTCATTTG TGCGCAAATTGGCTCCTAATGAGTTTCCGCACAAGCTGTATGTTCAGAACTACACGTCAGCTGTCCCCGGGACGTGTCTCACGGTGCGCAAGTGGCTCTTCAGCACACAGGAAGAGGAACTGCTGCGGGACAACCCACTGGCCCTGCACTACTGCTTTAATCAG GCACAGGATGATGTGAAGAAGGGATTCATTAAAGCAGATGATAAAGCGTACCAGCTGCAAAAACTAGCAGAACAGAAAAAGATGACAACG TATCTGAGTCTTTTGCGCTCATGTGAGGGATATAACGAGGTGACTTTTCCTCACTGTGCATGTGACTCACGGCGGAAAGGTCATGTGATCACAGCCGTCAGCATGAAGCATTTCAAACTACACGCCTGCACAGAGGACGGCACTCTTGAG AATCAGGTGATTGTGTTCGAATGGTCAGAGATGCAAAGATGGGACACAGATGAGGAGGGTATGGCCTTCTGCTTTGAATATGTGCGGGGAGAAAAGAAACCTCGCTGGGTCAAAATATTCACTCCTTAT TTTAACTACATGCACGAATGCTTTGAGAGGATTTTCTGTGAGCTCAAATGGAGGAAAGAG GTTGAAGAGGAGGCCTCAGACAAAGGCAATAAGAACTGTAGTAATAATG ATTACCTCTCGCCACTGGAGCAACAGAAGGGATGGCGCCACCTAGGGGGTGAGATTGCCACTTCCTAA
- the s100a10a gene encoding protein S100-A10a, producing MPSELETAMESLIMVFHRYAGKEGRSGTLTRRELRTLMENELSGFLKSQKDPTTIDRIMKDLDANGDGEVNFEEFVSLVVGLSIACEACYRAQLKNTQTWNL from the exons ATGCCTTCCGAACTAGAGACTGCCATGGAGTCCCTCATCATGGTTTTCCACCGGTACGCTGGAAAAGAGGGCAGGAGCGGCACCCTGACCCGCCGTGAACTCCGAACCCTGATGGAAAACGAGCTCTCTGGGTTTCTCAAG TCTCAGAAGGATCCCACCACCATAGACAGAATTATGAAGGACTTGGACGCCAATGGGGATGGAGAAGTGAACTTTGAGGAGTTTGTGTCTTTGGTTGTGGGTTTGTCCATCGCCTGTGAGGCTTGCTACAGGGCGCAGTTAAAGAACACACAAACCTGGAACCTATGA